One Glycine max cultivar Williams 82 chromosome 8, Glycine_max_v4.0, whole genome shotgun sequence genomic window, ccttttcttctacaATCTGGTTTTGCCTGGATTATGAAGATGGGGTACTTAAAAATAAGTGCCTCATTAATTAGTTCTCTgatagaaagatggaggccgCAAACACATAcctttcacatgagatgcggagaATGTACTATTACTCTCCAAGACGTCTCTGTATTGTTAGGTATAAGTGTGGATGGTTTACCATTAATCggtccaacaaatcttgattgggctgatttatgtgaggaattattgggagtcagaccacaagaagatgaaattagaggtagtgtggttaaattaagttggctggctcaccattttgcCCAAATAAATAATGACGACGACGAAGAACAAGTACGAAGGTTTGCCCGTGCATGGAAGTTTCGCTAAGataccttcaatttttacgtgactttgaagaatgtggcagatatgcatggggagctgccGTAGTTGGTTTTCTATACAGAGCGATGTGCAATGCCAccaattataaaactaaatcaatcggaggtatgtgcatcttactaCAAATGTGGACATGGGAACGATGTCCAaccttggctccaaagaggactccttcCCAAGTAGAAAATACACCACTGGGGCATAGGTTAGTCATTTTTAGCAGCGTCTTTCATTTCAATAGAATAAATGGTTTTagcatatattaaattttaatctttgtaggtggctgcgacgtggaaaccaaCATATCGGCAATGATGATGTGAGAGTTTTTCGTCGCAAGTTAGATATTATGAAACGTCATGAGGTAAGAACATGTTAttctatttgtaaaataaaaaattatatgtgttattttactaaaatgttcataactatgttgttatatgcagtttgtgtgGGAGCCGTACCCATCAACCGTAATATCACTGTTGCCTCCCGTTTGTTTCGTCGGAAGTCTCGCGTGGTAcgcggtggtgccactaatttgtttccaagttattgagtggcaccaaccggaCAGAGTATTGAGACAATTTGGGATGCAACAACCAATTCCAGAGTCTCCTTCACAACCCTTAAACATTCATGGCATAACATTGAAAGGGAAACATGACGAAAATTGGGGGCAATTGTTCGCCCCAATGATTGATCAATGGAATAATCGCCATGCATTTAGGGTCGACGCTTATCCCTGACAAGAAggcctattgagttttaactcggactacatggtctggtataggcgaaagacaaagatgtttgttgacccAGCAAATGCAAAGACggctacattggtattttttgattgttttcaaattttaacttgaacttttatttaatgatggccATTAATTTTCTTACCCTTATAAATGCAGGGTGAAGTTGCAGAGGCATTACAATACATGGTgtctcctcaagggaggaaTACATGCACatttgatgatctcgtgccttatgtggaaaaaattacaattttatccaAAGAGCAAGAGAGAGTCACTGAGCCAGTGTCACATGGTCCCGCATCAGAGCATCAATTTCCTGCACAACagtttcacatgcttcagtCAAGTATTGAAACTCAGGGGATAAACAGAAGAAGGGACACTGTTGAAGCGGaagaatattcccaacaaatggcGGAGCGTGatcatggaatgtattacacgccacaaACATTTGCTGAGTATCCgacacagatgtatcagtatccttttcaGGGTCATCACACTGATACTTCTGCAAGCCAGCAATCGTtcggtggtgttgcggaaacacaaactcatttttcatggcccacAATGACCCCTTCACAGCAATATCATGAcccaattccaacacctaatgccccGTTAGGAACACAATGGAATGTATCGGGACAAATACCTAATACGGGTGACTTATTCGGTGTTGATTTGCGGCACGCATTTTCTGCGGAGGCTGACGAAGAAAAAGCGGGGAGGCATCGgggcagaagaaatcctgatcgccaagcacgaagatgggatcgaccatgtggcacatcctcacgaCATCATGGACACCAAAATGAATGATTTGCATGTCTTCGTTTATTAAGGCTTTGTTGTATATTTGCAATTTGACATTCATGGCGTAATGTATGATATTCAGTTTATTAAGGCTTACTTATGGATAATATTTATGTCGTgtatcaaactataataatcaatgaaccctaaaccaaataaaactcaaaAACTAACCCCTACAATAAAAAACCTAAGCctaaccctaaaaaataagaactaaccctaacccctaaaataaaaaactaacacTCACCCCTAAAATGttcagaactaaaccctaaccctaaaataaaaaaactagccCTAACCCTAACAATTaagaactaaccctaacccctaaaataaaaaactaaccctaacccctaaaatgtttagaactaaaccctaaccctaaaaaataagaactaaccctaaccctaaccattAAGAACCAACGCTgacccttaaaataaaaaactaaccctaacccctaaaatgttcagaactaaaccctaaccctaaaataatgtataaaataaaccttacccaatttcttgaacatctctttttatttcgcgttgttgaatttgcgattgaaattgctggctatgtgtcggacgcagtacacatgataaccgtggggaggttgccaaccaagtgcttcatTAGCGACAacagactttatactcgcgtgacgatcagatattagacaaattccattcttatctgtgacgtgttcacgcaagtgggccaaaaaccatgaccatgcTGTCAGC contains:
- the LOC113002313 gene encoding serine/threonine-protein phosphatase 7 long form homolog, with the translated sequence MWTWERCPTLAPKRTPSQVENTPLGHRWLRRGNQHIGNDDVRVFRRKLDIMKRHEFVWEPYPSTVISLLPPVCFVGSLAWYAVVPLICFQVIEWHQPDRVLRQFGMQQPIPESPSQPLNIHGITLKGKHDENWGQLFAPMIDQWNNRHAFRVDAYP